The sequence below is a genomic window from Lolium perenne isolate Kyuss_39 chromosome 7, Kyuss_2.0, whole genome shotgun sequence.
GCGGTTGTAGTTTCTTTAGAAAAGGTTGGAACCCAAACCTTTAATCTGATATTTACCTGTTAACGGAAGAAATAATCTCTGCATAAAGCTGTTTTGTTGACAGTAACTGTGTATTCTTATGTATATATATTTGCAGTGTAGCATCCTGTTGAAGCGTGCCAATTACTTGCACAACCAAAGTATCACATCATTTGGAGATTGAAGTGTGTGGCAGCTCATTTGTCATCAGTATTCGAGGAACCTGGTCTCCATGTTGCAGGTGCTATTTTCTGCTCCTTTCAGTTCCCATCTGAAAGTTTTTCTCTTGTGGAGAAATTGAATGTTCAGATATTTGAAGGGCCAAGGTGACTGCTCTTAATAATTGGCGAGTGAAGTTGAGAACTTGAGATGCGATTTGGCTTTCCAAGTCATTACATCCATCTCAAGGTTTTTGCTGCTAGGTGTGCATACTGCACATTTCACTGCCATATCACGAGTAGGCTTgtgcggctggtgcgcctccatTTGGGCACCATTACATCCATCTCTAATGCAATAATAAAGCAAACAACTCTCAGCAGCAGTGGCATGTCCAACAAAGGCAAGCATCCAAACAAGCCGGCCATCCTGCATCAGTATCGCCCTAGCCAGGCGTAAGCCAAGCATGCAATACACCGCGCGTTTTGTATGCTGACTTGGTTTAATGTGTATGTTTCTGAGTTGAAACAAACTTATGTGTCGCTCCTATACTAGAGATGAACTGAGGTGTAGAGATCCGAGAGATGAAAAAATGTTTAACATTGCTGAGTGCTTTGTGCGTTAATACATTGAACCCTCTTGTCGTCATGTGGCGGTGTTCTGATGTACTTGTGAATTGTGAGATTTTGTTAAGATAAAAACTGGTGATCTGATCCGGTTCAGACTGATTGGATACAGGCAACTCAACGTACAAGCACATGGCATGCGTCGTGAGTACTGGTACTGGTATGAGAGTTGAGAGAAGCCATTCGATCCATATATAATTCAGTAAACACAGCGCATAATTATTAACTAACTTCATATTACCGTACGTCGAGGAAACGTCAAAGTTTGCTCGATCATGACACACGGTTTGTATCATTGTATGCGCGAGTGGCACTTAAGTTACTCAAACTGACGAGTGACAGGTCGATGGAGATGCCAGATTAAGTTGGGTCTCTACACACACTAGAGGGCGTTGACGTGGAGCTTCATGTTGTTCTGGCAGTGCCCCGGCTGGCCGCAGATGAAGTAGTTGTTGCCCCTGCGCAGGGTGACGGCATCGTTCCCCGTGCGCAGCACCCAGCTATGGTCGCTGTGCTTGGGCAGCTGGCAGCGCTGGTACCCCTTGCCGCCCACCACCGACACGTCGTGGTGCTCCTTGTCGTACTTGAACACTGCCGATGATGTGGTAGCAGTGAGCAACAATGGCGGTACACCGACGATGCGGGCGCGTGATGGACTGTAATTACATATACATACCGAGCACGTCGCCGGCGTAGAAGGTCTTGCCGTTGAGCCACGAGGCCTCGAGGTTCTTGGTCCACCCGGCGTCATCGCCCACAATGtaggttgtcttggcggtggcggTGTTGGTGAGCTGGGACAGGAGCGCGACGAGGAGGGCGCCGGCGACGAGAGCTGCACTGCCTCTTCCCTGAGCCGCCATTGCAACCTCCAATTCTATCTGAGCCGACCTGAATCGAAGACTAGGGCCGCACGCGAAGGGAGTGGTATATACTTGCAAGGAGGGTGAGTACACGGCCTGCTTGTCAGCTCCATCCCGTGGCCTTTATAACACGCCTGGAGCC
It includes:
- the LOC127317317 gene encoding basic blue protein; the encoded protein is MAAQGRGSAALVAGALLVALLSQLTNTATAKTTYIVGDDAGWTKNLEASWLNGKTFYAGDVLVFKYDKEHHDVSVVGGKGYQRCQLPKHSDHSWVLRTGNDAVTLRRGNNYFICGQPGHCQNNMKLHVNAL